In Tenebrio molitor chromosome 8, icTenMoli1.1, whole genome shotgun sequence, a genomic segment contains:
- the LOC138137058 gene encoding uncharacterized protein, translated as MDEQFKVKHLLADELTYELRIRGITTSRNQDDKRKLLARALSKELGRPDEYFLSLHDAEYDHDTEVQAIEDTLESIRTILTEFEGTAEDMIFKRLKTRLTHLSFRIRRMRRERDAEYRNEAYATCLLLEADLHDKAAEASPVTVEAPPVVATTPIYVHPHARSPEPKLVPIHTWGVAFNGEENGMTVNQFLERVEELSVARNATNRDLFNAAIDLFSGKALIWYRSVRSRLSDWDEVVQLLKQEFLPPDFDELLWDEIKGRLQGKSESITIYVAVMETLFARLSRPPAEITKLSITEVVTVPELIKLCKKVEELSALRQKHRAAPKSSCVLEPELAYVRASEPAKASPRAIVVKEPSGGKTFPSRLKTIRTADGKQHPVTKAIELEAVLDSSRRRIRVYYVPDLQHSVILGCDFCRLFGLKIDFAGHKIEVASDIVRVPECDAVTECGADRHEITEIIRKNLDLLSNDGKLGRTHKMTVTIDTGEALPIKQRPYWWSPYMLAEVNKEIDRMLENNVISPSDSPWSSPILLVKKSSGEYRLCFDGRRLNAVTKRDSYPLPRVDRILSMLRGAKYISSIDLKNAFWQIPLDSESRPKTAFAIPGRGLFHFNVLPFGLTNAAQRQQCLMDRIFGPELEPHVFVYLDDLIIIAPTFEKHVQVLREVIRRLRDAKLTVNAKKCQLFRSSLKYLGFTVDEHGLGTDPDKVAAMVSYPVPKTSTEIKRFVGMCSWYRRFIPHFSTLMSPINALLTGKRKRQKTEWTPEAQEAFQKIKDALVSAPVLSSPDFSKPFVIQTDASNTGLGAVLTQDLDGDERVIAYASRSLTKAERNYSVTERECLAVLFALEKFRPYVEGTHFTIVTDHYSLLWLNRMKDPAGKLARWSVKLNQFSFDLVHRKGKLNVVPDALSRLPAEIAAVDIDSFLGVNLNDLDESYTRLRDNIIANPQRNPSWKVENGFVYRFVPNKIVLPGNVPEWKLLTCENYKVQKIWFTAKYHPQSNPVERYNRTVGTAIRSYVKGAHKKWDAEVAKIGYAIRTAVNEVTGFSPAFLNFGRVVPCTGEFYGKVAENPETLTTADREDHAKNLEHLKTILQDVTQHLHKAHERNERSYNLRKRDAEFFVGDKVWKRNKVLSSAAKDFAQKLAPRYVLCTITRKLSKLAYALEDENRADLGVWHMKDLKEFRGSLAEAEEP; from the exons ATGGACGAACAATTCAAGGTCAAGCATTTACTAGCTGACGAGCTGACGTATGAATTGCGTATACGCGGCATCACGACTAGCCGAAACCAGGACGATAAGAGGAAACTGTTAGCGAGAGCTCTGTCCAAAGAACTAGGTCGACCGGACGAAtactttctgtcacttcatgaCGCAGAGTATGATCACGACACCGAGGTCCAGGCCATTGAGGACACCCTTGAGAGCATACGCAcgattttgacagaatttgaaGGAACGGCGGAAGACATGATCTTCAAACGGTTGAAGACCCGTCTAACGCACCTTTCATTTCGCATTCGGCGAATGAGACGCGAGCGAGATGCGGAGTATAGAAATGAGGCGTACGCGACATGTTTGTTGCTCGAAGCTGATCTTCACGACAAGGCAGCAGAAGCGAGCCCGGTTACGGTGGAAGCGCCACCAGTCGTCGCGACTACTCCCATTTACGTGCACCCTCACGCGAGATCTCCGGAACCGAAACTAGTGCCAATTCACACCTGGGGCGTAGCTTTCAACGGGGAGGAAAATGGAATGACGGTGAACCAGTTCTTGGAACGGGTAGAGGAACTGTCGGTAGCGCGAAACGCAACCAACAGGGACCTTTTTAACGCGGCCATTGATCTCTTTAGCGGCAAAGCGCTGATTTGGTATCGTTCTGTTCGGAGCAGATTGAGCGATTGGGACGAAGTGGTTCAGTTGTTGAAACAGGAATTTCTTCCACCGGATTTCGATGAATTGTTGTGGGACGAAATCAAGGGCAGGCTTCAGGGCAAAAGCGAGTCGATAACCATTTACGTTGCGGTTATGGAGACGCTTTTTGCTAGACTTAGTCGACCACCGGCGGAGATAACCAAG CTTAGCATCACCGAAGTTGTCACCGTACCGGAGTTGATTAAGTTGTGCAAAAAAGTGGAGGAGTTATCGGCTTTGCGGCAGAAACATCGCGCTGCACCCAAGTCATCTTGCGTGTTGGAGCCAGAGTTGGCATATGTTCGGGCGAGCGAACCCGCGAAAGCGAGTCCACGCGCCATCGTCGTGAAGGAACCCTCAG GTGGAAAAACTTTCCCATCTCGGCTAAAAACCATCAGAACTGCCGACGGAAAACAACATCCGGTAACCAAAGCTATCGAACTAGAAGCAGTGTTAGACTCGTCGAGACGGCGAATTCGTGTCTACTACGTGCCAGATCTTCAGCATAGCGTCATATTAGGGTGCGACTTTTGTAGATTATTCGGACTCAAGATAGATTTCGCGGGTCACAAAATTGAAGTAGCGTCGGATATCGTAAGAGTACCAGAATGTGACGCGGTGACGGAGTGTGGCGCGGATCGGCATGAGATCACCGAGATCATCcggaaaaatttagatttgttgAGCAACGACGGAAAGTTAGGGAGGACACACAAAATGACAGTCACAATCGACACGGGAGAAGCATTGCCGATCAAACAACGTCCGTATTGGTGGTCTCCGTACATGCTTGCGGAAGTCAACAAAGAAATTGACCGCATGCTCGAGAACAATGTCATATCGCCTTCTGACAGTCCGTGGTCTTCTCCAATTTTGTTAGTAAAGAAATCTTCCGGTGAATACCGACTTTGCTTTGACGGTCGCAGGCTCAATGCCGTGACAAAACGTGACAGTTACCCATTACCGCGTGTCGACAGGATTCTCAGTATGTTGCGAGGAGCAAAGTACATCAGTTCGATCGATCTCAAGAACGCTTTTTGGCAAATCCCGTTAGATTCAGAGTCTAGGCCGAAGACAGCTTTTGCGATTCCCGGCAGAGGTCTCTTTCATTTTAACGTATTACCGTTCGGACTGACAAACGCAGCCCAGAGGCAGCAGTGTCTCATGGACAGAATTTTCGGACCTGAACTAGAACCTCACGTCTTTGTTTACCTGGACGATCTAATCATTATCGCCCCGACATTCGAGAAACACGTACAAGTTTTGAGGGAGGTGATACGACGTCTTCGAGACGCGAAACTCACCGTGAATGCGaaaaagtgtcaacttttccgctcaagtttgaaatatttgggTTTCACTGTCGATGAACATGGTCTAGGTACCGATCCAGACAAAGTAGCGGCCATGGTGAGCTATCCAGTCCCGAAGACTAGTACCGAAATCAAACGTTTCGTAGGCATGTGTTCTTGGTATAGGCGTTTCATCCCTCATTTTTCGACCCTCATGTCCCCGATAAACGCGCTACTTACCGGAAAGCGAAAGCGACAGAAAACGGAGTGGACTCCTGAAGCTCAGGAagcttttcagaaaatcaagGATGCACTTGTTTCAGCACCCGTATTGTCAAGTCCTGATTTCTCGAAACCTTTCGTGATCCAAACTGACGCTTCAAACACCGGTCTAGGAGCAGTTTTAACGCAAGATTTAGACGGAGATGAGAGAGTGATCGCGTACGCCAGCCGTTCGCTAACAAAAGCCGAGCGAAATTATAGCGTTACGGAACGAGAATGTTTAGCCGTTTTGTTCGCGTTGGAAAAGTTCAGACCTTACGTTGAGGGCACCCATTTCACGATCGTGACGGACCATTATTCATTGCTCTGGTTAAACCGAATGAAGGACCCAGCAGGCAAGTTAGCGCGATGGAGTGTCAAGCTCAATCAATTTTCATTCGATTTGGTCCATCGTAAGGGCAAGCTCAATGTAGTACCGGACGCACTATCGAGACTACCTGCAGAAATTGCTGCGGTAGACATTGACAGCTTTCTCGGCGTGAACTTGAATGATTTGGACGAGTCGTACACGCGACTTCGCGACAACATAATCGCCAATCCTCAAAGAAATCCATCATGGAAAGTCGAGAACGGTTTCGTGTATCGATTCGTACCGAACAAAATTGTACTACCCGGCAACGTCCCGGAGTGGAAGCTTTTA ACTTGCGAGAACTACAAAGTTCAAAAGATCTGGTTCACAGCCAAGTATCACCCTCAGAGCAACCCTGTGGAGCGATACAACCGCACAGTTGGCACTGCCATACGAAGTTACGTCAAAGGCGCTCACAAAAAGTGGGATGCCGAGGTGGCAAAGATCGGGTACGCGATTCGCACAGCGGTCAACGAAGTAACCGGATTCAGTCCAGCATTTCTCAATTTTGGTAGGGTAGTACCCTGTACCGGTGAATTTTACGGCAAAGTAGCGGAAAATCCGGAAACCTTGACGACAGCTGATCGCGAAGATCACGCGAAAAATTTAGAACACCTCAAGACCATCTTGCAGGATGTAACCCAGCACCTTCACAAAGCGCACGAACGCAACGAACGCTCGTACAATCTTCGGAAGCGCGACGCTGAATTTTTTGTAGGCGACAAAGTTTGGAAACGCAACAAAGTACTTTCCAGCGCTGCGAAAGACTTTGCGCAAAAATTAGCGCCACGCTACGTGCTGTGCACGATAACGAGAAAACTATCGAAACTCGCGTACGCTCTCGAAGATGAGAACCGCGCAGATCTAGGTGTTTGGCACATGAAAGATTTGAAAGAATTCAGAGGATCTCTGGCAGAAGCCGAAGAACCGTAG